A window of Sutcliffiella cohnii contains these coding sequences:
- the folD gene encoding bifunctional methylenetetrahydrofolate dehydrogenase/methenyltetrahydrofolate cyclohydrolase FolD: MSAVIISGKELATEKRSYIKERVEQLISSKSVQPTLAVILVGDDPASHSYVKAKKKACEEAGIKCIVEQYPTSLTESELVNRIDDFNKDCAIDGILVQLPLPKHINELAIIEKISPEKDVDGFHPINIGRMMINQETFLPCTPYGILEMIKSLKVSITGKHVVVIGRSNIVGKPVGQLFLKEDATITYCHSKTKNMEEITKRADILIVAVGKPNIITANFVKDGAIVIDVGVNRLENGKLCGDVNFQEVKEVASYITPVPGGVGPMTITMLLQNTLQSASKKANKLSKSST; this comes from the coding sequence ATGTCAGCAGTCATCATTTCAGGAAAAGAACTAGCGACAGAAAAACGATCCTATATTAAAGAAAGAGTAGAACAACTAATTTCATCTAAATCTGTACAGCCTACACTAGCTGTAATATTAGTAGGAGACGATCCAGCTTCTCACTCGTATGTAAAAGCAAAAAAGAAAGCATGTGAAGAAGCGGGAATTAAATGTATCGTAGAACAATATCCTACCTCGTTAACAGAAAGTGAATTAGTTAATAGAATAGACGACTTTAACAAAGATTGTGCTATTGACGGTATATTAGTTCAGTTGCCTTTACCTAAACATATAAATGAGCTTGCTATAATTGAAAAAATCTCTCCAGAAAAGGATGTAGATGGTTTTCATCCAATCAACATTGGGCGTATGATGATTAATCAAGAAACGTTCCTTCCGTGTACACCTTACGGAATTTTAGAGATGATTAAATCATTAAAGGTAAGTATTACTGGCAAACATGTCGTTGTTATTGGACGAAGTAATATCGTTGGAAAACCAGTGGGTCAATTATTTTTAAAAGAAGACGCGACCATTACTTATTGTCATTCGAAAACAAAAAATATGGAAGAAATCACGAAACGTGCAGATATTTTAATTGTTGCTGTTGGCAAACCGAATATTATCACAGCTAATTTTGTTAAAGACGGGGCGATTGTAATTGATGTCGGTGTAAATCGACTAGAGAACGGTAAGCTTTGTGGAGATGTAAATTTTCAGGAAGTGAAAGAAGTTGCAAGTTATATTACACCAGTTCCGGGTGGTGTAGGTCCAATGACAATCACGATGTTACTTCAAAATACGCTTCAATCTGCTAGTAAAAAAGCAAATAAACTTAGTAAAAGTAGTACATAA
- the nusB gene encoding transcription antitermination factor NusB, whose protein sequence is MKRSLAREKALQAIFQFGKSEITPDEAIQYVLEDNEQSDPFLHSLVTGTYNNLQEIDEIIVNHLENWSFDRLGNVDRTILRIAVYEMKYLDDVPVKVSMDEAIELAKKFGDEKSSKFVNAVLSKVQQTVS, encoded by the coding sequence ATGAAAAGAAGTTTAGCCAGAGAAAAAGCGTTACAAGCCATTTTTCAATTTGGAAAGAGTGAAATAACTCCGGATGAAGCCATTCAATATGTACTAGAGGATAATGAACAATCAGATCCTTTTTTACATAGTTTAGTAACAGGTACTTACAACAACTTACAAGAAATCGATGAAATTATAGTGAACCACTTAGAAAATTGGTCTTTTGACCGTTTAGGAAACGTAGACAGGACAATACTTCGCATTGCAGTTTATGAAATGAAGTATTTAGATGACGTTCCGGTAAAAGTGAGTATGGACGAAGCAATAGAGCTAGCAAAAAAATTCGGCGATGAAAAATCGAGTAAATTTGTAAATGCAGTCCTTTCAAAAGTTCAGCAGACAGTATCTTAA
- a CDS encoding Asp23/Gls24 family envelope stress response protein, translated as MAEKNLLDMSGHESLGKVEIAPEVIEVIAGIAASEVDGVTQMRGNFAAGVVEKLGKKNHGKGVKVDLSEEGIKVDVYCVMKFGVSIPTVAQKVQDNIRQALFNMTALEISEVNIHVVGVQFETAKQEVEVDQEM; from the coding sequence ATGGCTGAAAAAAACTTGTTAGACATGAGTGGTCATGAATCACTTGGGAAAGTTGAAATTGCCCCAGAAGTAATTGAAGTGATAGCTGGTATTGCAGCATCTGAAGTAGATGGTGTAACGCAAATGCGTGGTAATTTTGCAGCTGGTGTTGTTGAAAAACTAGGCAAAAAAAACCACGGTAAAGGTGTAAAGGTAGACCTTTCAGAAGAAGGTATTAAAGTAGATGTATATTGTGTAATGAAGTTTGGGGTTTCCATTCCAACAGTTGCACAAAAAGTCCAAGACAATATTCGTCAAGCTTTATTTAATATGACAGCTCTAGAAATCTCGGAAGTAAACATTCATGTAGTTGGTGTTCAATTCGAAACAGCAAAACAAGAAGTAGAAGTAGATCAAGAAATGTAA
- the accC gene encoding acetyl-CoA carboxylase biotin carboxylase subunit, whose product MIKKLLIANRGEIAVRIIRACRELGIETVSIFSEADREALHVQLADEAYCVGPTSSKDSYLNFTNIISVAKLTESDAIHPGYGFLAENADFAELCRECNITFVGPSPEAITKMGTKDIARETMREANVPIVPGSQGVIESVENGVKIAEEIGYPVIIKATAGGGGKGIRVARDREELKKGISITQQEAATAFGNPGVYIEKYIEDFRHVEIQVLADNFGNTIHLGERDCSIQRRLQKLVEETPSPVIDPEMRAEMGEAAVKAAKAVDYSGAGTIEFIYDYQNRKFYFMEMNTRIQVEHPVTEMVTGVDLIKEQIRVASGEKLSLTQEDVTFNGWAIECRINAENPEKNFMPSPGKIDMYLPPGGFGVRVDSAVYPGYVIPPYYDSMVAKLITYGATREEAIAKMKRALSEFVIEGVHTTVPFHLKLMDHEVFKDGNFNTKFLEKYKVMES is encoded by the coding sequence ATGATAAAAAAACTATTAATTGCAAATAGAGGAGAAATAGCTGTCCGCATCATTCGCGCTTGCCGTGAATTAGGGATTGAAACCGTTTCCATATTTTCGGAAGCCGATCGAGAAGCATTGCACGTACAGTTAGCGGACGAAGCTTATTGTGTAGGCCCAACATCTTCTAAGGACAGTTATTTAAATTTTACCAACATTATTAGCGTTGCTAAACTTACAGAATCTGATGCCATACATCCAGGTTATGGATTTTTAGCAGAGAATGCAGACTTTGCAGAGTTATGCCGTGAATGTAACATTACGTTCGTAGGACCGAGTCCAGAAGCAATTACAAAAATGGGTACAAAGGATATCGCGAGAGAAACAATGCGGGAAGCGAACGTTCCGATTGTTCCGGGTTCACAAGGAGTTATTGAATCTGTTGAGAATGGTGTGAAAATTGCCGAAGAAATTGGATATCCTGTTATTATTAAAGCTACCGCTGGTGGAGGCGGGAAAGGTATCCGTGTTGCGAGAGATAGAGAAGAATTAAAAAAAGGTATATCTATCACACAGCAAGAAGCAGCAACAGCATTTGGTAATCCAGGAGTTTATATTGAAAAATACATTGAAGATTTCCGTCACGTAGAAATCCAAGTGTTGGCAGATAATTTTGGTAATACCATTCATTTAGGAGAGAGGGATTGCTCTATCCAAAGACGTCTTCAAAAGTTAGTAGAGGAAACTCCATCTCCAGTAATCGATCCAGAAATGCGTGCTGAAATGGGCGAAGCAGCAGTAAAAGCAGCAAAAGCAGTAGACTATTCAGGTGCAGGTACGATAGAATTTATATATGACTACCAAAACCGTAAGTTTTACTTTATGGAAATGAATACAAGAATTCAAGTAGAGCATCCTGTAACTGAAATGGTAACTGGAGTCGATCTAATAAAAGAACAAATTCGTGTAGCTTCAGGAGAAAAGCTATCACTAACACAAGAAGATGTAACTTTTAACGGTTGGGCTATTGAATGTCGCATAAATGCAGAAAATCCAGAGAAGAATTTTATGCCGTCACCTGGTAAAATAGATATGTACTTACCTCCAGGCGGTTTCGGTGTTAGGGTTGATTCTGCTGTTTATCCTGGTTATGTAATTCCGCCATATTATGATTCGATGGTAGCGAAGCTCATTACATACGGTGCTACGAGGGAAGAAGCAATAGCAAAAATGAAACGTGCTTTAAGTGAATTTGTTATTGAAGGAGTTCACACAACGGTTCCGTTCCACTTAAAACTTATGGATCACGAAGTATTTAAAGACGGAAACTTTAATACGAAGTTTTTAGAGAAATACAAAGTGATGGAGTCTTAA
- the accB gene encoding acetyl-CoA carboxylase biotin carboxyl carrier protein, with product MLKIQEIREIIKLIDQSNIDEFSYEQEGAKLKLKKKGEVHTVVASAPTPAPVQPAAVEAPIAAAATPQATPTAQPVKEETKPVEDTNLHKITSPMVGTFYSSPSPDASAYVQIGDKVSENSVVCIVEAMKLFNEIEAEVKGEIVEILVENGQLVEYGQPLFLVKQA from the coding sequence ATGTTAAAAATTCAAGAAATCCGTGAAATAATTAAACTAATCGACCAATCGAATATAGACGAGTTTTCGTACGAGCAAGAAGGTGCAAAACTTAAACTAAAGAAAAAAGGTGAAGTACATACAGTTGTTGCTTCTGCTCCAACACCGGCGCCAGTTCAACCAGCAGCAGTAGAAGCCCCAATCGCTGCAGCAGCTACGCCACAAGCAACACCAACAGCACAACCAGTAAAAGAAGAAACTAAACCTGTAGAAGATACGAACTTACACAAAATTACGTCTCCGATGGTAGGAACGTTCTATTCATCCCCATCACCAGATGCAAGTGCCTATGTTCAAATTGGAGATAAAGTAAGCGAAAATTCAGTAGTTTGTATTGTAGAGGCAATGAAACTTTTCAATGAAATTGAAGCAGAAGTAAAAGGTGAAATTGTAGAAATTTTAGTAGAAAATGGCCAATTAGTAGAATACGGTCAACCTTTATTCTTAGTAAAGCAAGCGTAA